The sequence CCTCTTCTCGCCCTACAGCATCTAGCTTTTCGTTGGTGGTTGCTTTGATAGATATTTGCTCTGGTTGCAGGCAAAGGGTACTAGCAAGTCGATCGCGCATTGCCTGAATGTGAGGCTTTAGCTTAGGCCGTTCCGCAATGACAACAGCGTCAATGTTTACAATTTGCCATTGGCGTTCCTGCAAGAGCTGGTGTACCTTGACCAATAACTGCTGACTATCCGCTCCTGCCCATTTGGGATCGCTGGGTGGAAAGTAGTGACCAATATCCCCTAAACTCAGGGCACCAAGCATAGCATCCATAATGGCATGGGTTAAAACGTCAGCATCGCTATGGCCCAGTAACCCTAGCTCATGAGGAATATGAATTCCACCCAAAATTAAGGGGCGATTGGGAACTAAGCGATGCACGTCATAGCCATTGCCGATTCGGAGGGGTATCACAGTCTCTACACCTTATGGAATATTTATAAGTTCTACACCTTGATGAAATGCTTGTAGGCACGTACAGCCAACTTTTCGGCTTCTATCCAAACTAAAACCAGAGCACTAAAGCCAAAACAAACACCTAATTCAGGTAAGGTCAAGTA comes from Cyanobacteriota bacterium and encodes:
- the ispF gene encoding 2-C-methyl-D-erythritol 2,4-cyclodiphosphate synthase; amino-acid sequence: MPLRIGNGYDVHRLVPNRPLILGGIHIPHELGLLGHSDADVLTHAIMDAMLGALSLGDIGHYFPPSDPKWAGADSQQLLVKVHQLLQERQWQIVNIDAVVIAERPKLKPHIQAMRDRLASTLCLQPEQISIKATTNEKLDAVGREEGIAAYAVALLHQVMDNALE